One segment of Mycolicibacterium baixiangningiae DNA contains the following:
- a CDS encoding acyltransferase family protein: MRGTIGVQVTDVTRPRAPSRRDAPVSGRSGARGRWFRTDIEGLRAVAVLAVVLYHAGMPGLSGGFVGVDVFFVVSGFLITGLLWREVASGEGVRLGAFYAARARRLLPAAALVLVATAVGAVLLLPPLQARGVLGDAIAGALYVGNYRFAIQGTDYLATTDPSPLQHYWSLGVEEQFYLVWPVLIVGTAWAIGRRFGASATRSVLPYAAVLAAVAAGSYAVSVAWTHDWPSWAFFSLPTRAWELAVGGLIALGLGWWRRLAPVAAAAVGWTGLALIVVACTRATAATPFPGTAALPVAGTALVIVAGCATPNLGVGRLLSKPVPRALGRVSYSWYLWHWPVLILAPALFGTELGLASRLAMVVISLGLAILTLHLVENPARFATALRGSAMRSLALGGIATAAVVCAAIVLLIARPIPNGDGPAATPAALSAPAPSATVADPAARTPREQVQAAVAASADMRRVPADLSPPLGAVTKPEVFVNGCVLSWRDVDQPDCVSGDPAGSVRVALVGDSHAAMWQPALETVADQQRWRLETMSKVTCPLMELPITSPYLGRTFSECEQWRADVLARLESERPQLIVVDMSRRYGADFGFTAYDPAWLDGLTRLVSRLRATGAAVLVLGPVPDPLSTAPSCVSGHMDDVLACSPARPEAVNDNGIAAEAAAVRSAGGSYADLTDLFCTVQRCPVIVGNTLVYRDDNHITGEYAQWLAPVIGDLAGRAFAPS, from the coding sequence ATGCGTGGGACCATCGGGGTTCAAGTGACCGATGTGACGAGACCCCGGGCTCCCTCCCGCCGCGACGCACCCGTGAGCGGCCGCTCCGGCGCGCGGGGACGCTGGTTCCGCACCGACATCGAGGGACTGCGCGCGGTCGCCGTCCTCGCCGTGGTGCTCTACCACGCCGGAATGCCGGGGCTGAGCGGTGGTTTCGTCGGCGTCGACGTCTTCTTCGTCGTCTCCGGCTTTCTCATCACCGGGCTGCTGTGGCGTGAGGTGGCCTCGGGTGAGGGCGTCCGCCTCGGCGCGTTCTACGCGGCCCGCGCGCGCCGGTTGCTGCCCGCCGCGGCGCTGGTGCTGGTGGCGACCGCGGTCGGTGCGGTGCTGCTGCTGCCGCCGTTGCAGGCCCGCGGCGTGCTCGGCGACGCGATCGCGGGCGCCCTATACGTCGGCAACTACCGCTTCGCAATCCAGGGCACCGACTACCTGGCCACCACCGATCCCTCGCCGCTGCAACATTATTGGTCGTTGGGCGTCGAGGAACAGTTCTACCTCGTGTGGCCCGTGCTGATCGTCGGCACCGCCTGGGCGATCGGACGCCGGTTCGGCGCATCGGCCACCCGGTCGGTACTCCCGTACGCCGCGGTGCTGGCTGCCGTGGCCGCGGGGTCCTACGCGGTGTCGGTCGCGTGGACGCACGACTGGCCGTCGTGGGCGTTCTTCTCACTGCCGACCCGCGCCTGGGAACTCGCGGTGGGCGGGCTGATCGCGCTGGGCCTCGGCTGGTGGCGGCGGCTGGCGCCCGTGGCCGCGGCGGCGGTCGGATGGACCGGCCTCGCGCTGATCGTGGTGGCCTGCACGCGAGCCACCGCCGCCACACCGTTCCCCGGCACGGCGGCGCTGCCCGTCGCCGGAACCGCGCTGGTCATCGTGGCCGGATGCGCCACGCCCAACCTCGGGGTCGGCCGCCTGCTGTCGAAGCCCGTGCCGCGGGCGCTCGGCCGGGTGTCCTACTCGTGGTACCTGTGGCACTGGCCGGTGCTGATCCTGGCGCCGGCCCTGTTCGGCACAGAACTCGGGCTCGCGAGCCGGCTCGCCATGGTCGTCATCTCCCTCGGCCTGGCGATCCTGACCCTGCACCTGGTGGAGAACCCCGCACGATTCGCCACCGCCCTGCGCGGATCCGCGATGCGCAGCCTGGCTCTCGGAGGCATCGCCACGGCGGCCGTGGTGTGTGCGGCGATCGTGCTGCTCATCGCGCGCCCGATCCCCAACGGTGACGGGCCCGCGGCGACACCGGCGGCGCTGAGTGCGCCCGCACCCTCTGCGACCGTCGCCGATCCGGCCGCGCGCACTCCCCGCGAGCAGGTGCAGGCCGCGGTGGCCGCGTCCGCCGATATGCGGCGCGTGCCCGCCGACCTGTCTCCCCCGCTGGGTGCCGTCACCAAACCCGAGGTGTTCGTCAACGGCTGTGTCCTGTCGTGGCGTGACGTCGACCAGCCCGACTGCGTGTCGGGGGACCCCGCGGGGTCCGTGCGCGTCGCACTGGTCGGCGACTCGCACGCGGCGATGTGGCAACCGGCGCTGGAAACCGTTGCCGATCAACAGCGTTGGCGGCTCGAGACGATGAGCAAGGTGACCTGTCCGCTGATGGAGCTGCCCATCACCAGCCCGTACCTCGGCCGGACGTTCAGCGAGTGCGAGCAGTGGCGCGCCGACGTGCTGGCCCGGCTGGAATCCGAACGGCCACAGCTGATCGTCGTCGACATGTCGCGGCGCTACGGCGCCGACTTCGGCTTCACCGCCTACGACCCGGCGTGGCTGGACGGCCTGACCCGTCTGGTGTCCCGGTTGCGGGCGACGGGCGCGGCCGTCCTGGTGCTGGGACCGGTACCGGATCCGCTGTCGACGGCGCCGTCGTGCGTCTCCGGCCACATGGACGACGTTCTGGCGTGTTCCCCTGCGCGGCCGGAGGCGGTGAACGACAACGGAATCGCCGCCGAGGCCGCCGCGGTGCGGTCGG
- a CDS encoding phosphodiester glycosidase family protein translates to MPISANTLRRFTAGVAVFALCAALGTLGEPHARASDPKSLLLGAIANTKGSYLVYNFGGEFAAPFRAADGREYTLNNGGHLMTVKNASTRLSPRLLVDSHQGYQARCERDPRARTGEGLWQASETFTPLQAWQALGQPTIAVNANFFDVRGQKGGSWRDTGCSSPLGAYVDNTRGQGKANAPITGTIAYAGKQGLSDGNETWSALATMILPIGGAPYVVMPENTQDFDAASPEIQKLMDRDARFVALAGLGLLAPGDTGQLNDPGPSAARTAIAYSGASDQLYVFQGGNYTPDNIQDLFRGLGAEHAVLLDGGGSSAIVLRRDTGGMWSGAGSPRGNCDTRQVLCDSRERALPSWLAFN, encoded by the coding sequence GTGCCCATCTCAGCAAACACCCTGCGACGCTTCACGGCCGGTGTCGCCGTATTCGCGCTGTGCGCGGCCCTCGGCACCTTGGGCGAACCGCACGCACGGGCCAGCGACCCCAAATCGCTCCTCCTCGGCGCCATCGCCAACACCAAGGGCTCCTACCTCGTCTACAACTTCGGCGGCGAATTCGCGGCACCGTTCCGCGCCGCAGACGGGCGCGAGTACACGTTGAACAACGGCGGCCACCTGATGACGGTCAAGAACGCGTCGACCCGGCTCAGCCCGCGGTTGCTCGTGGACAGCCACCAGGGCTACCAGGCGCGCTGCGAACGCGACCCCAGGGCGCGCACCGGCGAAGGCCTGTGGCAGGCCTCGGAGACCTTCACCCCGCTGCAGGCCTGGCAGGCGCTCGGTCAGCCGACGATCGCCGTCAACGCGAACTTCTTCGACGTCCGCGGCCAGAAGGGCGGATCCTGGCGCGACACCGGATGCAGTTCACCCTTGGGCGCCTACGTCGACAACACCCGCGGACAGGGCAAGGCGAACGCACCCATCACCGGCACCATCGCCTACGCCGGTAAGCAGGGACTCTCCGACGGCAACGAGACCTGGTCGGCGCTGGCGACGATGATCCTGCCGATCGGGGGCGCGCCGTACGTCGTGATGCCCGAGAACACGCAGGATTTCGACGCCGCCTCCCCGGAGATCCAGAAGCTGATGGACCGCGACGCCCGGTTCGTCGCCCTCGCGGGACTCGGGCTGCTCGCGCCCGGGGACACCGGTCAGCTCAACGACCCCGGGCCGAGTGCGGCGCGTACGGCGATCGCCTACAGCGGCGCCAGCGATCAGCTCTATGTGTTCCAGGGCGGGAACTACACCCCCGACAACATCCAGGACCTGTTCCGCGGGCTGGGCGCCGAGCACGCGGTCCTGCTCGACGGAGGCGGTTCGTCGGCCATCGTGCTGCGCCGCGACACCGGCGGCATGTGGAGCGGCGCGGGGTCTCCCCGAGGTAATTGCGACACCCGGCAGGTGTTGTGCGATTCGCGTGAGCGGGCGCTGCCCAGCTGGCTCGCCTTCAACTGA
- a CDS encoding GlsB/YeaQ/YmgE family stress response membrane protein, whose amino-acid sequence MIGTIIGALVVGLIIGALARLVMPGKQNIGVIMTIVLGALGSLIGSWLTYQLGYSNSNGGFEIIPFLVGIVVAIVLIGIYVAVMGKRGTRPGTNVR is encoded by the coding sequence ATGATCGGAACCATCATCGGCGCATTGGTCGTCGGTTTGATCATCGGTGCGCTGGCTCGGCTCGTCATGCCGGGCAAGCAGAACATCGGTGTCATCATGACCATCGTGCTCGGCGCGCTCGGATCGTTGATCGGCAGCTGGCTGACCTACCAGCTGGGCTACAGCAACTCCAACGGCGGATTCGAGATCATTCCGTTCCTGGTGGGCATCGTCGTCGCGATCGTCCTGATCGGGATCTACGTGGCTGTCATGGGCAAGCGCGGAACGCGCCCCGGTACCAACGTCCGGTAA
- a CDS encoding PQQ-dependent sugar dehydrogenase: MRICLPHKAFSACLAATAVLAGCSTSTPDEPSPPAASPATTSAALPAAGLTSVTVEVPAGLDAAPFDEPRQASIPAGWTMSVWARVPEARLARWTPDGALLVSLPSTGEIVKLVPGDGDPQPTPLLEGLTQPHGMAFAGATLYVAESDEITAYDYANGAATNRRTVAAGLPDAESPDLRGAYAHALKSVAVGPDGAVYFSIGSTGNISAEDREATPPRATIMRVPPGGGPAEPFATGVRNGTGLATAPDGSVWTAVNGRDNVADPATGDVDPAYVNDHPPEQLAKLTPGRELGWPYCNIDGGPADVPFIRDVQTNADGDKMDCAALPPVEQSFGAHSAPLGLSFVDGQLPEPYARGALVGIHGSWNRRPPRAPEVSFYAWRDGDLGNQQTLVGGFQADDGSRWGRPVDAVVGPDGAVYITDDDAGAVYRLGPPGR, encoded by the coding sequence ATGCGAATCTGTCTGCCGCATAAGGCTTTCAGCGCCTGCCTCGCGGCCACCGCGGTGCTCGCCGGGTGTTCGACGAGCACGCCCGACGAGCCCTCGCCGCCGGCCGCATCGCCCGCCACCACGTCGGCAGCGCTGCCGGCCGCAGGCCTCACCTCGGTGACCGTCGAGGTGCCGGCGGGCCTGGACGCGGCACCGTTCGACGAGCCGCGCCAGGCGTCCATCCCCGCAGGCTGGACGATGTCGGTGTGGGCCAGGGTGCCCGAAGCCCGCCTCGCCCGCTGGACGCCGGACGGCGCGCTGCTGGTGTCGCTGCCCAGCACGGGTGAGATCGTCAAGCTCGTACCCGGCGACGGCGACCCACAACCCACGCCGCTGCTCGAGGGACTGACCCAGCCGCACGGGATGGCCTTCGCCGGGGCCACCCTCTACGTCGCGGAGAGCGACGAGATCACCGCCTACGACTACGCGAACGGCGCGGCGACGAACCGGCGCACCGTCGCCGCGGGACTCCCCGACGCCGAAAGCCCGGACCTGCGCGGTGCCTATGCGCATGCGCTGAAGAGCGTCGCGGTCGGGCCCGATGGGGCTGTGTACTTCTCGATCGGGTCGACGGGCAACATCTCGGCCGAGGACCGCGAGGCCACCCCGCCGCGCGCGACGATCATGCGGGTTCCCCCGGGCGGTGGTCCGGCCGAGCCGTTCGCCACCGGGGTCCGCAACGGGACCGGCCTGGCGACGGCACCTGACGGTTCGGTGTGGACGGCGGTGAACGGGCGCGACAACGTGGCCGACCCCGCGACCGGCGACGTCGACCCCGCGTACGTCAACGACCATCCGCCTGAGCAACTGGCGAAACTCACACCGGGCCGCGAGCTGGGGTGGCCGTACTGCAACATCGACGGCGGACCTGCCGACGTGCCGTTCATCAGGGATGTGCAGACCAACGCCGACGGCGACAAGATGGACTGCGCCGCGCTGCCGCCCGTCGAGCAGAGTTTCGGTGCGCACTCCGCGCCGCTGGGGCTCAGCTTCGTCGACGGTCAGCTACCGGAGCCCTACGCACGCGGCGCGCTGGTCGGCATCCACGGTTCGTGGAACCGCAGGCCGCCGCGCGCGCCCGAGGTGTCGTTCTATGCGTGGCGAGACGGCGATCTCGGCAACCAGCAGACCCTGGTCGGCGGATTCCAGGCCGACGACGGATCTCGGTGGGGGCGGCCGGTCGATGCCGTGGTCGGACCGGACGGCGCGGTCTACATCACCGACGACGACGCCGGCGCCGTCTACCGGTTGGGGCCTCCCGGGCGCTGA
- a CDS encoding pirin family protein: MTTAERIDIRRADERPHTRISWLDSKHSFSFADHYDPANTHHGLLLVNNDDTVTPGSGFETHPHRDMEIVTWVLRGSLVHQDSTGHSGVIYPGLAQRMSAGRGILHSEKNDSWTLTGEDTHREPVHFVQMWVVPDESGVAPGYQQLEIDDELLRGKLVTIASGMPEHSGDTAITIRNRYAALHGARLQPGDSVELPQAPYLHLFVPRGEVSLEGAGALHEGDAVRFTSSGGQRVTAVEPAEILVWEMHANLSAA, translated from the coding sequence ATGACGACTGCCGAACGCATCGACATCCGGCGCGCCGACGAGCGCCCCCACACGCGGATCTCCTGGCTGGACTCCAAGCACTCCTTCTCGTTCGCCGACCATTACGATCCCGCCAACACCCACCACGGCCTGCTGTTGGTCAACAACGACGACACCGTCACCCCCGGCAGCGGCTTTGAGACCCACCCCCACCGCGATATGGAGATCGTGACCTGGGTGCTGCGGGGTTCGCTGGTGCACCAGGATTCGACGGGCCACTCAGGCGTGATCTATCCCGGTCTGGCTCAACGCATGTCGGCCGGCCGCGGCATCCTGCACTCGGAGAAGAACGACTCCTGGACACTCACCGGTGAAGACACCCACCGCGAACCCGTGCACTTCGTGCAGATGTGGGTGGTGCCCGACGAGTCCGGCGTGGCCCCGGGCTACCAGCAACTCGAGATCGACGACGAACTGCTGCGCGGCAAGCTCGTCACCATCGCCTCGGGGATGCCTGAGCACTCCGGCGACACCGCGATCACGATCCGCAACCGGTACGCCGCCCTGCACGGGGCGCGCCTGCAGCCCGGTGACAGCGTCGAACTCCCGCAGGCGCCCTATCTGCACCTGTTCGTCCCGCGCGGGGAGGTCTCCCTCGAGGGTGCCGGAGCGCTGCACGAAGGCGATGCGGTGCGCTTCACGTCCTCCGGTGGCCAGCGGGTGACAGCCGTCGAGCCGGCGGAGATCCTCGTCTGGGAAATGCATGCGAATCTGTCTGCCGCATAA
- a CDS encoding MarR family winged helix-turn-helix transcriptional regulator: MYSMWLSAEEQRVWRGYLAMVAELQVAMNRQLQRDCGLSLADYEVLVALAERGAQRMFELGEALAWEQSRLSHQLRRMRERGLVSRQGATDDRRGATVTLTDAGRAALRKAAPGHAALVRSVLFEGMPATRRKALSEVIDTVRERLRESPV, from the coding sequence ATGTATTCCATGTGGCTGTCCGCAGAGGAGCAACGGGTGTGGCGCGGGTATCTCGCGATGGTGGCCGAACTGCAGGTGGCGATGAACCGCCAGCTGCAGCGGGACTGCGGCCTGTCCCTCGCCGATTACGAGGTGCTGGTGGCGCTGGCAGAGCGGGGCGCCCAGCGCATGTTCGAGCTCGGCGAAGCGCTGGCGTGGGAGCAGAGCCGGCTGTCCCACCAACTGCGCCGGATGCGCGAACGCGGTCTGGTGTCCCGGCAGGGTGCCACCGACGACCGGCGCGGCGCCACGGTGACGCTCACCGACGCCGGCAGGGCGGCATTGCGCAAGGCGGCGCCCGGACATGCGGCGCTGGTGCGGAGTGTGCTGTTCGAGGGGATGCCGGCGACCCGGCGCAAGGCGCTCAGCGAGGTGATCGACACCGTGCGCGAGCGCCTGCGCGAGTCACCAGTCTGA
- a CDS encoding NDMA-dependent alcohol dehydrogenase, producing the protein MKTKGALLWELNSPFRVDEIEIGDPVDDEVQIRVHAAGMCHSDYHLTTGATPIALPALGGHEGAGVITKVGKNVTGLAEGDHVILAFIPSCGQCQPCLRGFRSLCDRGALLLGGKAIADGTSRIHAGSTEVSPMNLLGTFAPYMTVHKDSVVKIDHDVPFETAAIMGCAVPTGFGSATNVAEVLPGETVVIVGVGGIGLSALQGAVIAGARNVVAIDPVEFKREQAIKFGATHVFSSMAEAINPVLELTHGFMAEKTIITVGEMRGEYIEEAMTLTAKTGTCVVTGMGSMFEADVKLNLFLFTMLQKTLKGNIFGGGSSHVETPRLVGLYKSGLLKVDEMVTNTYRLEDINQGYQDMLDGKNIRGVITFDESDW; encoded by the coding sequence ATGAAGACCAAGGGTGCCCTGCTCTGGGAACTGAACTCGCCGTTCCGCGTCGACGAGATCGAGATCGGCGACCCCGTCGACGATGAGGTCCAGATCCGCGTCCATGCCGCGGGCATGTGCCATTCCGACTACCACCTGACCACGGGCGCCACCCCGATCGCCCTGCCCGCACTCGGCGGCCACGAGGGCGCCGGGGTGATCACCAAGGTCGGGAAGAACGTGACCGGGCTGGCCGAAGGCGACCACGTCATCCTCGCGTTCATCCCCTCGTGCGGACAGTGTCAGCCATGCCTGCGGGGCTTCCGCTCGCTGTGTGACCGCGGTGCGCTGCTGCTCGGCGGCAAGGCCATCGCCGACGGCACCAGCCGCATCCACGCCGGCAGCACCGAGGTTTCACCGATGAACCTGCTCGGCACGTTCGCGCCGTACATGACCGTGCACAAGGACTCCGTCGTCAAGATCGATCACGACGTCCCGTTCGAGACCGCCGCGATCATGGGCTGTGCGGTGCCGACGGGGTTCGGCTCGGCCACCAACGTCGCCGAGGTCCTCCCGGGCGAGACGGTGGTGATCGTCGGCGTCGGCGGCATCGGGCTCTCGGCGCTCCAAGGTGCGGTGATCGCCGGCGCGCGCAACGTCGTCGCGATCGATCCGGTCGAGTTCAAGCGTGAGCAGGCCATCAAATTCGGTGCCACACATGTGTTCTCGTCCATGGCCGAGGCGATCAACCCGGTCCTGGAGCTGACGCACGGTTTCATGGCCGAGAAGACGATCATCACCGTCGGCGAGATGCGCGGCGAATACATCGAAGAGGCCATGACGCTGACGGCCAAGACCGGGACCTGCGTCGTCACGGGCATGGGTTCGATGTTCGAGGCCGACGTCAAACTCAATCTGTTCCTGTTCACGATGCTGCAGAAGACGTTGAAGGGCAACATCTTCGGCGGCGGCAGCAGCCACGTCGAGACACCGCGGCTGGTCGGGCTGTACAAGTCCGGATTGCTGAAGGTCGACGAGATGGTCACCAACACCTACCGCCTCGAAGACATCAACCAGGGCTATCAGGACATGTTGGACGGCAAGAACATTCGCGGTGTGATCACGTTCGACGAATCAGACTGGTGA
- the map gene encoding type I methionyl aminopeptidase: MLELKTPREIEAMRTTGAFIAELLDDLQGRARVGVNLLELEHRARELIADRKAVSCYWDYAPSFGRGPFRNVICLSVNDAVLHGLPHDYVLRDGDLLSMDIAVSIDGWVADSARSLIVGTPRAEDQRLIEATERALAAGIDAARPGGRLGDISAAIGAVSADYGYRVNTQFGGHGLGRTMHEDPHVPNQGRAGRGLVLRPGLTLALEPWLALGTDRIVYDPDGWTIRSADGSRTAHSEHTIAVTDGEPLVLTSRAA; the protein is encoded by the coding sequence GTGCTGGAGCTGAAGACACCGCGGGAGATCGAGGCGATGCGCACCACCGGCGCCTTCATCGCCGAACTACTCGACGACCTGCAGGGGCGGGCCCGGGTCGGGGTGAACCTGCTCGAGCTCGAACACCGCGCCCGGGAGCTGATCGCCGACCGGAAGGCGGTGTCCTGCTACTGGGACTATGCGCCGTCGTTCGGCCGTGGCCCCTTCCGCAACGTCATCTGCCTGTCGGTCAACGATGCGGTGCTCCACGGCTTGCCCCACGACTACGTGCTGCGCGACGGCGACCTGCTGAGCATGGACATCGCCGTATCGATCGACGGGTGGGTGGCCGATTCGGCGCGCAGCCTCATCGTCGGCACCCCACGGGCCGAGGACCAGCGGTTGATCGAGGCGACCGAACGCGCGCTGGCCGCGGGGATCGACGCCGCCCGCCCCGGCGGCCGGCTCGGTGACATCTCCGCCGCGATCGGCGCCGTCTCCGCCGACTACGGCTACCGGGTCAACACCCAGTTCGGCGGGCACGGCCTCGGCCGGACCATGCACGAGGATCCGCACGTCCCCAACCAGGGGCGGGCAGGCCGCGGCCTGGTGCTGCGACCCGGCCTGACCCTCGCGCTCGAGCCGTGGCTCGCCCTCGGCACCGACCGGATCGTCTACGACCCCGACGGGTGGACCATCCGTTCGGCCGACGGCTCGCGGACCGCCCACAGCGAACACACGATCGCGGTCACCGACGGCGAACCCCTCGTCCTCACCTCCCGCGCGGCATAA
- a CDS encoding helix-turn-helix transcriptional regulator encodes MVRSPLTPQQLAAGKRLGAHLRQARGDRKLADVAQAASISPETLRKIETGRLATPAFTTVAALAAVLEIPLDDLARICMPEPDLQKTG; translated from the coding sequence ATGGTGCGATCCCCGTTGACGCCGCAGCAGCTCGCCGCAGGCAAGCGTCTCGGCGCTCACCTCCGGCAGGCGCGCGGTGACCGCAAGCTCGCCGATGTCGCGCAGGCTGCGTCGATCTCGCCGGAGACCCTGCGCAAGATCGAGACGGGACGCCTTGCGACGCCCGCCTTCACGACCGTCGCCGCCCTCGCGGCGGTGCTGGAGATCCCGTTGGACGACCTCGCCCGGATCTGCATGCCGGAACCGGATCTCCAGAAGACGGGATAG
- a CDS encoding sigma-70 family RNA polymerase sigma factor, with amino-acid sequence MSAIVRKLASVTVLARPLDDGRDDSRAEDAFLADAQQYRRELLAHCYRMTGSLHDAEDLVQETYLRAWKSYKGFQGRSSVRTWLYRIATNTSLTALDGRARRPLPTGLGAPSSDPVDDIHARAEVPWLEPLPDDAGDPSSIVGSRESVRLAFIAALQHLSPRQRAVLVLREVLQWKAAEVADALGTSTAAVNSLLQRARAQLDAVGPSEDDDLRPPESPEAQDLLTRYIAAFETYDIDQLVDLFTADAVWEMPPFDGWYQGPHDIVLLSKTHCPAERAGDMRLIPTTANGQTAAAVYLRNPATGRHEPLQLHVLDVTAGGVSHVVAFHATTFAPFGLADAL; translated from the coding sequence ATGTCGGCCATCGTGCGTAAGCTCGCCAGCGTGACCGTCCTGGCTCGGCCTCTCGACGACGGCCGTGACGACAGCCGCGCGGAAGACGCCTTCCTCGCCGATGCCCAGCAGTATCGGCGGGAGCTCCTTGCACACTGCTACCGGATGACGGGTTCGCTGCACGACGCCGAGGACCTCGTGCAGGAGACGTATCTGCGGGCGTGGAAGTCCTACAAGGGTTTTCAGGGCAGGTCTTCGGTGCGGACCTGGCTCTACCGGATCGCCACCAACACCTCGCTCACCGCGCTCGACGGCCGTGCCCGCCGCCCGCTGCCGACCGGTCTGGGCGCACCCAGCTCCGACCCCGTCGACGACATCCATGCCCGCGCCGAAGTGCCGTGGCTGGAGCCGCTGCCCGACGACGCCGGTGATCCGTCGAGCATCGTCGGGTCACGCGAATCAGTGCGCCTGGCGTTCATCGCGGCGTTGCAGCATCTGTCCCCGCGCCAGCGCGCGGTGCTCGTGTTGCGTGAGGTGCTGCAGTGGAAGGCCGCGGAGGTGGCCGACGCGCTCGGCACGTCCACCGCGGCGGTGAACAGCCTGCTGCAGCGCGCCCGGGCCCAGCTCGACGCCGTCGGCCCGAGCGAGGACGACGATCTGCGGCCGCCGGAGTCCCCCGAGGCGCAGGATCTGCTGACCCGCTACATCGCGGCGTTCGAGACCTACGACATCGACCAGCTCGTCGACCTGTTCACCGCGGACGCCGTCTGGGAGATGCCGCCGTTCGACGGGTGGTACCAGGGCCCGCACGACATCGTGCTGCTGTCGAAGACGCACTGCCCGGCCGAACGGGCCGGCGACATGCGGCTGATCCCCACCACCGCCAACGGGCAGACTGCCGCGGCGGTGTACCTGCGCAACCCCGCCACCGGCAGGCACGAACCCCTTCAACTGCATGTGCTCGACGTCACGGCCGGCGGGGTGTCACACGTCGTGGCCTTCCACGCGACGACGTTCGCACCGTTCGGGCTGGCCGACGCGCTCTAG
- a CDS encoding alpha/beta hydrolase: MASTRSERHFDGVGGVRIVYDTWTPDMPARGVVVLAHGYAEHARRYDHVAQRFGEAGLVVYALDHRGHGRSGGKRVYLRDMSEYTGDFHTLVGIAAREHPDLPRIVLGHSMGGGVVFAYGAEHPGDYAAMVLSGPAVYAQSAVKPWLVTVAKLLGRIAPGVPVEQLDADAVSRDPEVVAAYKADPLVYQGKLPAGIARGLFTVGETMPRAASAVTAPLLVVHGQEDRLIPVEGSHRLVECVASQDVHLKVYPDLFHEVFNEPERALVLDDVTSWIEVRL, from the coding sequence ATGGCCAGCACCCGCAGCGAGCGACATTTCGACGGCGTCGGCGGGGTGCGCATCGTCTACGACACCTGGACCCCTGACATGCCCGCTCGCGGGGTCGTGGTGCTCGCGCACGGCTACGCCGAACACGCGCGTCGCTACGACCACGTCGCGCAGCGGTTCGGCGAGGCAGGACTGGTCGTCTACGCCCTGGACCACCGCGGACACGGCCGCTCCGGCGGCAAGCGGGTCTACCTGCGCGACATGTCGGAATACACCGGCGACTTCCACACTCTCGTCGGGATCGCGGCCCGCGAGCATCCCGACCTGCCCCGCATCGTCCTCGGTCACAGCATGGGCGGCGGCGTGGTGTTCGCCTACGGCGCCGAGCACCCCGGTGACTATGCGGCGATGGTGCTGTCCGGTCCGGCCGTCTACGCGCAGTCCGCGGTCAAACCGTGGCTGGTCACCGTGGCCAAGCTCCTGGGCCGCATCGCGCCCGGCGTCCCCGTCGAACAGCTCGACGCCGACGCGGTGTCCCGCGATCCGGAGGTGGTCGCCGCCTACAAAGCCGATCCGCTCGTCTACCAGGGCAAGCTGCCCGCCGGGATCGCCCGCGGGCTGTTCACCGTGGGGGAGACGATGCCACGGGCCGCGTCCGCGGTGACGGCGCCGCTGCTGGTGGTGCACGGGCAGGAGGACCGGCTGATCCCGGTCGAGGGCAGCCACCGGCTGGTGGAGTGTGTGGCCAGCCAGGACGTCCACCTCAAGGTCTATCCCGACCTGTTCCACGAGGTGTTCAACGAGCCGGAACGGGCACTGGTGCTCGACGACGTCACCTCGTGGATCGAGGTGCGGTTGTGA